From the Quercus lobata isolate SW786 chromosome 6, ValleyOak3.0 Primary Assembly, whole genome shotgun sequence genome, one window contains:
- the LOC115994607 gene encoding putative F-box protein At3g52320, whose product MAVKESITDLSLVSRSKRRKKDDRDEESESEPLYENNKLPDAMLLEILYRLPCRYAVRYKSVSKHWLSLISDPYFIRGFIHHRHQLFGDDCYYSSQSQSQSCSFTHVLQYPTKSDNPNEDDIRVLSSDNSSLFKSDRKGLDFLNFLPVVRLKYPTHIEASFDDLLLVCSQVPTNRMEKKSGFYEEYYICNPLTKEWLKLPRLPSDNNAAIVVVGFVCLPNSCDNEQGCINNAHYRFRVVRIGCLHAESGTTQTQLQEKVYDVSGTPRQPLVGVSRPNKKMTPG is encoded by the coding sequence ATGGCGGTGAAGGAGTCAATCACAGATCTTAGTTTGGTTTCTCgcagcaaaagaagaaaaaaagatgatCGGGATGAAGAATCGGAATCGGAACCATTGTATGAAAACAACAAACTTCCCGATGCTATGTTGTTGGAGATCCTTTATCGACTTCCTTGTCGATACGCTGTACGGTACAAATCCGTCTCAAAGCACTGGCTTTCTCTTATTTCCGATCCTTATTTTATTCGCGGATTCATTCACCACCGCCACCAGCTCTTCGGCGACGACTGTTATTACTCCTCACAGTCACAGTCACAGTCGTGCTCCTTTACTCATGTGTTACAGTATCCAACTAAGTCTGACAATCCCAACGAAGATGATATCCGAGTTCTTTCATCTGATAATTCTTCACTGTTCAAATCCGATCGTAAGGGACTCGATTTTCTCAACTTTCTTCCGGTTGTAAGATTAAAATACCCAACTCACATCGAGGCATCGTTTGACGACTTATTGCTGGTATGCAGCCAAGTTCCAACGAATAGAATGGAGAAAAAAAGTGGCTTTTACGAGGAATACTACATCTGCAATCCGCTTACAAAAGAATGGCTCAAGCTCCCTCGTCTTCCATCTGACAACAACGCCGCAATTGTTGTGGTCGGGTTTGTATGCCTTCCCAATAGCTGTGACAATGAGCAAGGGTGTATTAACAATGCCCATTACAGATTTAGGGTGGTACGCATTGGTTGTCTACATGCTGAATCCGGTACTACGCAAACTCAATTACAGGAGAAAGTATATGATGTTTCAGGAACTCCACGTCAGCCATTAGTTGGCGTTTCTAGGCCTAATAAGAAAATGACACCTGGTTAA